In Akkermansia muciniphila, one DNA window encodes the following:
- a CDS encoding 4Fe-4S dicluster domain-containing protein: protein MVLLGDNHPELSGLVWKINRLLGSLGTSIQLFKAPRPAPYGTLEDFIRDIREKKAEIVFLLDAGNPVLDSGRSSGLSEALNGVESIHLGMYEDETSRVCRWHLPAAHFLESWGVERDCRGRFCYRQPVILPLYGGVSPEEVLSGLLSTKGQLTTADNSPARLSPVYHRARKCFERAVNPENKAAAWARALQRGYSEETAYAPLSPQEETALGTAMAQTPAASLGGRGKKLENGMLELQFCPDYSVGDGRWKRNAWMQECPDPVTGVSWAASAQVSPATFLRLGGSDSEPMRCTLAAPSMQMEVILCPVPGVADHLIVLPLGYGGINHVAEKQENSAGYEFRRQMEETAAPGIAPAQIALAPLPERTEAVQSPVMQPAPFSRHPGPARSSSPPPGADAVYQWKMAIDTSRCIGCNACMIACRAENNIPVVGRDQMARGRALDWIRIDRYFTEEGTLTAIPVACQQCGSAPCESVCPVNATVHTTEGLNAMVYARCWGTRYCATNCPYKARRFNFFDYAKASERATRLQRNPNVTVRSRGVMEKCTYCVQMVERAKIRHKARLMKEHPGQPSTSIHVTAQDMRLPDGAAQTACQLACPMGAITFGNALDPAAAVFRAKSLPRHQDLLSRLGTSPGTGYLIPAGNPNPAMEKLHALPGD from the coding sequence GTGGTTCTTCTGGGAGACAATCATCCGGAACTGTCCGGCCTTGTCTGGAAGATCAACCGTCTTCTCGGCTCCCTGGGAACATCCATCCAATTATTCAAGGCTCCGCGGCCGGCTCCTTATGGGACGCTGGAGGATTTCATTCGGGACATCAGGGAGAAAAAGGCGGAAATCGTTTTTTTGCTGGACGCGGGAAATCCCGTGCTGGATTCCGGGCGCAGTTCCGGCCTGTCGGAAGCCCTGAACGGGGTGGAAAGCATCCACCTAGGAATGTATGAAGATGAGACCTCCCGCGTCTGCCGCTGGCATCTGCCGGCGGCCCACTTTCTGGAATCATGGGGAGTGGAGCGGGACTGCCGGGGCAGATTCTGCTACCGCCAGCCGGTCATTCTTCCCCTGTACGGGGGCGTTTCTCCGGAAGAAGTGCTCTCCGGCCTGCTTTCCACCAAAGGCCAGCTCACCACAGCGGACAATTCCCCCGCCCGCCTCTCCCCCGTTTACCACAGAGCACGCAAATGCTTTGAACGGGCCGTGAATCCGGAAAATAAAGCGGCGGCCTGGGCCCGGGCGCTCCAGCGCGGTTATTCGGAAGAAACGGCCTATGCCCCCCTGTCCCCGCAGGAAGAAACGGCTCTTGGAACCGCCATGGCACAAACGCCCGCAGCATCTCTCGGAGGCCGCGGGAAAAAACTGGAAAACGGGATGCTGGAACTGCAATTCTGCCCGGACTATTCCGTTGGGGACGGGCGCTGGAAACGCAACGCCTGGATGCAGGAATGCCCGGACCCCGTAACGGGCGTCAGCTGGGCGGCGTCCGCACAGGTCTCCCCCGCCACCTTTCTGCGGCTGGGAGGGTCGGATTCCGAGCCCATGCGCTGCACGCTCGCCGCCCCCTCCATGCAAATGGAAGTCATCCTGTGTCCCGTTCCGGGAGTGGCGGATCATCTCATTGTTCTTCCTCTGGGTTACGGCGGCATCAACCACGTAGCGGAAAAGCAGGAAAATTCCGCCGGATATGAGTTCCGCAGACAAATGGAAGAAACGGCGGCACCCGGCATTGCCCCGGCACAGATTGCTCTGGCCCCCCTTCCGGAGCGTACGGAGGCCGTTCAAAGCCCCGTTATGCAGCCTGCCCCTTTCTCCCGCCATCCCGGCCCGGCCCGCTCCTCCTCTCCCCCTCCCGGCGCGGATGCCGTTTACCAGTGGAAAATGGCCATTGACACGTCCCGCTGCATCGGCTGCAACGCCTGCATGATTGCATGCCGCGCGGAAAATAACATTCCCGTGGTGGGCCGTGACCAGATGGCCAGGGGCCGCGCCCTGGACTGGATACGCATTGACAGGTATTTCACGGAGGAAGGGACGCTCACCGCCATCCCCGTGGCCTGCCAGCAGTGCGGCAGCGCCCCATGCGAATCCGTATGCCCCGTCAATGCCACCGTCCATACTACGGAGGGCCTGAACGCCATGGTGTACGCCCGGTGCTGGGGCACCCGGTACTGCGCAACCAACTGCCCGTACAAGGCGCGGCGCTTCAATTTCTTTGATTACGCCAAAGCATCGGAACGGGCCACGCGCCTTCAGCGCAATCCCAATGTCACCGTCCGCTCCCGCGGCGTCATGGAAAAATGCACCTACTGCGTCCAGATGGTGGAACGCGCCAAAATCAGGCACAAAGCCCGCTTGATGAAGGAGCATCCGGGCCAGCCGTCCACCTCCATTCATGTGACGGCTCAAGACATGCGGCTTCCGGACGGAGCGGCTCAAACGGCCTGCCAGCTCGCATGCCCGATGGGGGCCATCACCTTCGGCAATGCGCTGGACCCCGCCGCAGCCGTTTTCCGCGCCAAGTCCCTGCCGCGCCACCAGGACCTTCTCTCCCGCCTGGGCACGTCTCCCGGCACGGGCTACCTGATTCCGGCAGGAAACCCCAACCCGGCCATGGAGAAATTACACGCCCTGCCCGGAGATTGA
- a CDS encoding twin-arginine translocation signal domain-containing protein translates to MTSPPPFSQNEIPRNHPAFLPEEERGITRRSFMKWMGAGAALAGIGLPACRRVEKYLVPYNEGPEWSVPGVETAYATCLAMSGNAQPVLAACYEGRPVKLIPSLQYPEGPGLPAAAQASILDLYDPGRSKHILFNGKPASEDEFRGAFSSWSRNLRNGGSVGLLLPPSNSPLLHSLLEEITRKNPLVRIYRHSPVPEPGSGMQAGLPEEVRFRVRFARARRILSLDCDFLHQNPYGNTRDFIASRSPEGLHYKEENPNRTRLYAVEGRVSLTGAHADHRLPVSPARLAFFLEELFRYLSGKKNSVQPPSPRKRTVP, encoded by the coding sequence TTGACTTCCCCCCCGCCATTTTCCCAGAATGAAATTCCCCGTAACCACCCCGCTTTTCTTCCCGAAGAAGAGCGGGGAATAACGCGGCGTTCCTTCATGAAATGGATGGGCGCGGGAGCGGCCCTGGCGGGGATAGGGCTTCCGGCCTGCCGCCGTGTGGAAAAATACCTGGTGCCCTACAATGAAGGGCCGGAATGGTCCGTTCCCGGCGTGGAAACGGCTTACGCCACCTGCCTGGCCATGAGCGGAAACGCGCAGCCCGTACTGGCCGCCTGTTATGAAGGACGCCCCGTCAAATTGATTCCCTCCCTGCAATACCCGGAAGGTCCGGGGCTGCCGGCCGCGGCCCAGGCCTCCATTCTGGACCTTTACGACCCCGGCCGCAGCAAGCATATCCTGTTCAACGGCAAGCCGGCCTCCGAAGACGAATTCCGGGGAGCCTTTTCTTCCTGGTCCCGCAACCTTCGGAACGGGGGCAGCGTCGGCCTTCTCCTCCCCCCCTCGAATTCCCCTCTGCTCCATTCCCTGCTGGAGGAAATAACCAGGAAAAACCCGCTCGTGCGCATTTACCGGCATTCCCCTGTGCCCGAACCGGGTTCCGGCATGCAGGCAGGGCTGCCGGAAGAAGTACGATTCCGCGTGCGTTTTGCGCGCGCCAGGCGCATCCTCTCCCTGGATTGCGATTTTCTTCATCAAAACCCCTATGGAAATACGCGCGACTTCATTGCGTCCCGCTCCCCGGAAGGGCTTCATTACAAAGAAGAGAACCCAAACCGTACACGCCTTTACGCTGTAGAGGGCCGCGTTTCCCTGACCGGGGCCCATGCCGACCACAGGCTGCCCGTTTCCCCCGCGCGCCTGGCGTTTTTCCTGGAGGAACTGTTCCGCTATCTTTCCGGCAAAAAAAACTCCGTCCAACCTCCTTCCCCCCGGAAACGGACTGTTCCCTGA
- a CDS encoding cytochrome c3 family protein has protein sequence MANIFPPNTNRRFYGIAALTALAAAFALGGIYYVHFCIPEYEPVQPVRFSHKLHAGDLNMGCTACHSAAQRSPRAGIPDTKSCLGCHQHILPDSPLIAPLREAADPQYPGYTGEPVRWVMVNRLSGHAYFNHMAHLNRGIGCTSCHGDVAGMERIRAPRDARMQWCLDCHRDPAPHLRPLEETASSHYSAADYLRTHSIRDEEGKRIQTPLQLGNFLKRQWTIQPKTDCTACHH, from the coding sequence ATGGCCAACATCTTTCCACCCAACACCAACAGGCGCTTTTACGGGATTGCCGCCCTGACGGCGCTCGCTGCCGCGTTCGCGCTGGGGGGAATCTATTACGTTCATTTCTGCATTCCGGAGTATGAACCCGTGCAGCCCGTCCGCTTTTCCCACAAACTCCATGCCGGAGACCTGAACATGGGCTGCACGGCTTGCCATAGCGCCGCACAGCGGTCACCCAGGGCCGGCATTCCGGACACGAAGTCCTGCCTGGGCTGCCACCAGCATATTCTTCCGGACAGCCCTCTCATCGCCCCCCTGAGGGAGGCGGCGGACCCGCAATATCCCGGCTACACAGGGGAGCCGGTCCGCTGGGTGATGGTCAACCGCCTGTCCGGCCACGCCTATTTTAACCACATGGCCCACCTGAACCGGGGCATCGGCTGCACTTCCTGCCATGGGGACGTGGCGGGCATGGAACGCATCAGGGCTCCACGCGACGCCCGCATGCAATGGTGCCTGGACTGCCACCGCGATCCGGCGCCCCATCTGCGCCCGCTGGAGGAAACGGCCAGTTCCCATTATTCCGCCGCAGATTACCTCCGCACGCATTCCATCCGGGATGAAGAAGGAAAACGCATCCAGACCCCGCTTCAACTGGGAAATTTCCTGAAACGCCAATGGACCATTCAGCCGAAGACGGATTGCACCGCATGCCATCACTAA
- a CDS encoding Gfo/Idh/MocA family protein has protein sequence MGSSIWNRRDFLKTAAGTAGFLAAMPCLNAVEAPADAKPLKVGLVGCGGRGLGAMKNALDADPGTVVWALADVFQERLDFGTNLLTEQYGGRVRLDKSRLFSGLDGYKKLLQTDIDVALLCTPPAFRPEHLAAAIDADKHIYAEKPVAVDVPGVLSVLESARLAKLKNLVILDGFCWRYDKANEEAHRKLSSGLLGRVLSFDGLYYTTPPKSPLALDSRPASDTDVAWALRNWTAWNWLSGGQFVEQIVHTIDGMVWSMDEQLPLAAFGSGGRAQRRDDGDVWDHYDVYFEYGHNVTAHISCRQWVGCHGEIADRTICEKGTLVTPYRPCIQADNRWRFRGERGNMYADTHVAFYRFLRSGVWTQTLESAANKTLAAIMGREAAHTGRRITWEQIKKSSTRLAPEDLTMDTPLPPARIPRPGRTA, from the coding sequence ATGGGTTCTTCTATCTGGAACAGACGAGATTTTCTGAAAACCGCCGCGGGAACGGCCGGGTTTCTGGCCGCCATGCCCTGCCTGAACGCCGTGGAAGCCCCGGCGGACGCCAAACCGCTCAAGGTGGGCCTGGTAGGGTGCGGAGGCCGCGGCCTGGGCGCCATGAAGAACGCGCTGGACGCCGACCCCGGAACCGTGGTCTGGGCGCTGGCGGACGTGTTCCAGGAACGGCTCGATTTCGGCACCAACTTGCTGACGGAACAGTACGGCGGCCGCGTCCGGCTGGACAAGAGCCGCCTGTTCAGCGGTCTGGACGGTTACAAGAAACTGCTTCAAACGGATATTGACGTGGCGCTGCTCTGCACCCCTCCCGCTTTCCGCCCGGAACACCTGGCGGCGGCCATTGACGCCGACAAACACATTTATGCGGAAAAACCCGTGGCGGTGGACGTTCCCGGCGTGCTTTCCGTGCTGGAATCCGCACGTCTGGCAAAACTCAAAAACCTGGTGATTCTGGACGGCTTCTGCTGGCGCTACGACAAAGCGAATGAAGAAGCCCACCGCAAGCTTTCCTCCGGGCTGCTGGGCCGCGTGCTTTCCTTTGACGGGTTATATTACACCACTCCCCCCAAGTCTCCGCTGGCCCTGGATTCCCGGCCTGCCTCCGATACGGACGTGGCATGGGCGCTACGCAACTGGACCGCATGGAACTGGCTGAGCGGAGGCCAGTTTGTGGAACAGATCGTCCATACGATTGACGGCATGGTCTGGTCCATGGACGAGCAACTCCCTCTGGCGGCTTTCGGCTCCGGAGGACGCGCCCAGCGCCGGGATGACGGCGACGTATGGGACCATTACGACGTTTATTTTGAGTACGGCCACAACGTGACGGCCCACATCTCATGCAGGCAGTGGGTAGGCTGCCACGGGGAAATCGCGGACCGCACCATTTGCGAAAAAGGAACGCTGGTCACCCCCTACCGCCCCTGCATCCAGGCGGATAACCGCTGGCGTTTCCGCGGGGAGCGCGGCAATATGTACGCAGACACGCACGTGGCCTTTTACCGTTTCCTGCGCTCCGGCGTCTGGACCCAGACGCTGGAAAGCGCGGCCAATAAGACCCTGGCCGCCATTATGGGGCGTGAAGCGGCCCATACGGGCCGGCGCATTACCTGGGAACAGATTAAGAAGAGCTCCACGCGGCTGGCGCCCGAAGACCTGACGATGGATACGCCCCTGCCCCCCGCCCGCATCCCGCGCCCGGGCAGAACGGCCTGA